One Sulfolobus sp. S-194 DNA segment encodes these proteins:
- the treH2 gene encoding alpha,alpha-trehalase TreH2 encodes MKNFPLIFIKFLEYYASVNYAFLSNGITSALESQGSIDWFPVPRFDSQSIFTKILDNEKGGYFSVRPEEYDRIQEEYIGYSLILKTTFKKNELKAMVIDFLPISLPAIIRLYDTELPLEVNIIPVFNYALINAGTEIVKDGVIYRNPLSKEGIELLVYGNYEIISPYKLIIKPGKGYLYLLYSKDLRYGLFSQKGFVYSKPYEAFSKLIALSEKELSRAKRIRKTERFKDIYYRSISVLLGLLYRPSGGIIASPTTSLPEIIGMERNWDYRYVWVRDASYATEALIKANLLTQARRSLDFIISVIDPSSKSFDHPLYTIDGTAPPAEENLDWISGFKNSKPVRVGNAAYLQIQMDIEGAFMHTLHEYYKETQDDEYIDSNYWAIEAIATWVKSYWREPSTDIWEERGVTRHYVHTKLMSWVALDRAYKLAEALGYKKEAEEWKSVANEIKEDVMIHGIVEGSFVRYYGGNEIDSALLTLPLYDFVDANDKIFLNTLRRIENELKIEDGLYLRYKKDFLGSVVHPFALVTPWMARVYIRLNKVEDAIRLLEKLDKCSNSLKLLGEHIDQKSCEARGNFPHSFPHAGIILSIIELEEKLNAENNTTNK; translated from the coding sequence ATGAAAAATTTTCCGCTTATATTTATAAAGTTTTTAGAGTATTATGCCTCCGTGAACTATGCATTCTTATCTAATGGGATAACTTCAGCGTTAGAATCGCAAGGAAGTATAGATTGGTTTCCAGTACCTAGGTTTGATTCTCAATCTATATTCACAAAAATATTAGACAACGAGAAGGGCGGATATTTCTCAGTGAGACCAGAAGAATATGATAGAATTCAAGAAGAATATATAGGATACTCACTCATCTTAAAGACAACATTTAAGAAAAATGAGTTAAAGGCAATGGTTATAGATTTTTTACCCATTTCATTGCCAGCAATTATAAGACTTTACGATACCGAACTTCCATTAGAGGTAAATATTATACCTGTTTTTAACTATGCTTTGATAAATGCTGGGACAGAAATTGTAAAAGATGGTGTCATATATAGAAATCCTCTATCAAAAGAAGGAATAGAACTATTAGTCTATGGCAACTATGAAATTATTAGCCCTTACAAGCTGATCATAAAGCCTGGAAAAGGATACCTTTACTTACTCTATTCAAAAGATTTAAGATACGGATTATTTAGCCAAAAAGGCTTCGTCTACTCGAAACCATATGAAGCTTTTTCAAAACTCATTGCACTCAGTGAAAAAGAATTAAGTAGAGCTAAAAGAATAAGAAAAACAGAAAGATTCAAGGATATATACTATAGATCTATATCCGTACTTTTAGGATTACTATATAGACCCTCTGGAGGAATTATCGCTTCTCCTACCACATCCTTACCGGAAATAATCGGTATGGAAAGGAATTGGGATTATAGATATGTATGGGTTAGAGATGCTTCTTATGCTACAGAAGCATTAATTAAAGCAAACCTATTAACACAAGCTAGACGATCTTTGGATTTTATAATAAGTGTAATAGATCCTTCGTCTAAAAGTTTTGATCATCCACTTTATACAATAGATGGAACAGCGCCACCAGCTGAAGAAAACCTCGATTGGATATCAGGTTTCAAAAATTCAAAACCAGTTAGAGTAGGAAATGCTGCTTATTTACAAATTCAAATGGACATTGAAGGTGCATTTATGCACACTCTTCATGAATATTATAAAGAAACTCAAGACGATGAATATATTGATAGTAATTATTGGGCAATAGAAGCTATTGCAACATGGGTAAAATCTTATTGGAGAGAACCAAGTACAGATATTTGGGAAGAGAGAGGAGTAACAAGACATTATGTACACACAAAACTCATGTCTTGGGTTGCTTTAGATAGAGCTTATAAACTAGCTGAAGCATTAGGATACAAAAAAGAAGCAGAGGAATGGAAGAGTGTAGCTAACGAAATTAAAGAAGATGTAATGATACACGGTATAGTAGAAGGGAGTTTTGTAAGATATTATGGTGGGAACGAAATCGATTCTGCATTACTAACTCTACCGTTATATGACTTCGTGGATGCTAATGATAAAATATTCTTAAACACACTTAGAAGAATAGAGAACGAATTAAAAATAGAGGATGGACTTTATTTAAGATATAAAAAAGATTTCTTAGGTAGTGTGGTTCATCCATTTGCTTTAGTAACTCCATGGATGGCAAGAGTTTATATTAGATTAAACAAAGTTGAAGATGCAATAAGATTATTAGAGAAATTAGATAAGTGTAGTAATTCACTAAAGCTACTAGGAGAGCATATTGATCAAAAAAGCTGTGAGGCAAGAGGTAATTTTCCTCACTCATTTCCTCATGCGGGTATAATTTTAAGTATAATCGAATTAGAGGAGAAATTAAATGCAGAAAATAATACAACTAATAAATGA
- a CDS encoding FAD-dependent oxidoreductase yields the protein MKNIVIIGGGIGGMGVATTLAQKLKNVNITVVNKEDFYFAGPSRPLILTGEQRYARIIRGYEEVGKIGINVVIGNVYKIDPDNRKIYLSDSSFNSAKELSYDYLVLAPGIVFDGSKITGYDKYWWKNTTVYDPGRVNVLKQRLWTAEKGTVVVYAPKAPYRCAPAPTETAMLAHTILSYRGVRNKFRIIHIDANDKTQPPVIADVVKQIYEKAGIELVTNQEIVEIGENYVVTKSGEKYNYDILAMLEPNKVPRFIEEAGLGSPFADVRSPQDLRTPKYDDVLVVGDAAKLPFPKNQEIAFESSQFAANKILEMEGVSEKVSVQYAFVGWAYVGNLEGKLETYSLQFQLDLTKQPPAAAKDPVMKREYTLQKDNWEQAYLSRLFNYKVIE from the coding sequence ATGAAGAATATTGTTATCATAGGCGGCGGAATAGGAGGAATGGGTGTTGCTACTACACTGGCTCAAAAGCTCAAAAATGTTAATATAACTGTAGTAAACAAGGAGGATTTCTATTTTGCTGGCCCTAGTAGACCATTGATTTTAACTGGAGAGCAGAGATATGCTAGGATAATTAGAGGTTATGAAGAAGTTGGAAAAATAGGAATAAATGTAGTTATTGGTAATGTTTATAAGATAGATCCAGACAACAGAAAGATATATTTGTCAGACTCGTCTTTTAATTCTGCTAAAGAACTCTCTTATGACTATCTAGTTTTAGCCCCAGGTATTGTTTTTGACGGTAGTAAAATAACTGGCTATGATAAGTATTGGTGGAAGAACACAACGGTCTATGACCCTGGAAGAGTTAATGTTCTTAAGCAAAGATTGTGGACCGCTGAAAAAGGAACAGTTGTAGTTTATGCGCCTAAAGCACCCTATAGATGTGCTCCAGCACCAACTGAGACAGCGATGTTAGCACACACTATTCTTTCTTATAGGGGTGTTAGGAACAAGTTTAGAATAATTCACATAGACGCTAACGATAAAACACAACCACCAGTTATTGCTGATGTTGTAAAACAGATTTATGAAAAGGCCGGAATAGAACTAGTTACAAACCAAGAAATAGTCGAAATTGGTGAAAATTACGTTGTTACAAAGTCTGGAGAAAAGTATAATTATGATATTTTAGCAATGCTCGAACCTAACAAAGTCCCAAGATTTATAGAAGAAGCCGGCTTAGGTTCACCTTTTGCAGATGTTAGGAGTCCTCAAGATTTAAGAACTCCAAAATATGACGATGTACTAGTAGTCGGTGATGCTGCAAAGTTACCATTCCCTAAGAATCAAGAAATAGCGTTTGAAAGCTCGCAATTTGCTGCAAATAAGATCTTAGAAATGGAAGGAGTAAGTGAAAAAGTCTCAGTTCAATATGCATTTGTAGGCTGGGCTTATGTAGGTAATTTAGAAGGTAAATTAGAGACTTATAGTTTACAGTTCCAGTTAGATTTAACTAAACAACCTCCAGCAGCTGCAAAAGACCCAGTAATGAAGAGAGAGTATACTCTACAGAAGGATAATTGGGAGCAAGCATATCTTTCAAGATTGTTCAACTATAAAGTCATTGAATAG
- a CDS encoding site-specific integrase has product MRRALADLNYELSPDKLKEYVLGLAEENKGKAEHTAKALKLFIKEVVKLRDSHLAREFYDLFKIPRGKINYKPVNLTLDIVKQIFNNIQDLGAKAFFLILAETGLRTGEVLSLRIDQIDLDHTIIHISKVTGTKRAYISFLHEKTALWFRDVYLQYRDDFVNKYEDSLKKLITANPDQGIDVEAWESGQQFQSFVIFTFIITSLSNKYVGT; this is encoded by the coding sequence TAAAAGAGTATGTATTGGGGTTAGCTGAAGAAAATAAAGGGAAAGCTGAGCATACAGCAAAAGCGTTGAAATTATTCATTAAAGAAGTAGTAAAGTTAAGAGATAGTCACTTAGCACGAGAGTTTTATGATTTGTTTAAGATTCCACGAGGAAAGATTAATTATAAACCCGTGAACCTCACGCTAGATATTGTCAAACAAATATTCAACAATATCCAAGATCTAGGTGCTAAAGCATTCTTTTTGATTTTAGCTGAAACTGGTCTTCGTACGGGTGAAGTGTTAAGCTTGAGAATTGATCAAATTGATTTAGATCACACAATTATTCACATTAGCAAAGTTACTGGGACTAAAAGGGCGTATATCTCATTTTTACATGAAAAGACTGCATTGTGGTTTAGAGACGTTTATTTACAATATCGTGATGATTTTGTTAATAAATATGAAGATTCTTTAAAGAAATTAATAACAGCAAATCCTGACCAGGGAATAGATGTTGAAGCTTGGGAGAGTGGACAACAATTTCAGTCATTTGTAATATTTACATTTATTATCACCTCTTTGTCTAATAAATACGTCGGGACGTAA
- a CDS encoding beta-propeller fold lactonase family protein, which translates to MLGIKRFVAILVLEVMVLFSIAALVMTTTGQTQSSSPAGYVKYTLILYNDTLVEGNVKNIPPLYSPTCIVYDPSNDYLYVTNLLSGSVSVINPSTNSVIANINVGRGPQGIVYDLSNDYLYVTNLLSGSVSVINPSTNSVIANINVGRGPQGIVYDLSNGYIYVTNFGSNSVSVINPSTNSVITNINVGIHPEGIAYDLSNGYIYVTNFGSNSVSVINPSTNSVITNISVSGGPQGIAYDLSNGYIYVANSLSGSVSVINPSTNSVIANITVDFGPYGIVYDPSNGYIYVANCGSNLVSVINPSTNSVIANINVGGGPLGIVYDPSNDYLYVTNLLSSSVSVINPSTNSVITIISVGGPLGIVYDPSNDYLYVTNFGSNSVSVINPSTNSVIANINVGYDPSGIVYDPSNGYIYVTSAVSNLVSVINPSTNSVITNISVSGGPQGIVYDLSNGYIYVTNANSVSVINPSTNSVIANINVGYDSSGIVYDLSNGYIYVTNFGSNSVSVINPSTNSVITNISVGDGPQGIAYDPSNGYIYVANLLSSSVSVINPSTNSVITNINVGRGPQGIVYDLSNGYIYVANSLSSSVSVINPSTNSVITNISVGIHPACIVYDPSNGYLYVANIGSGTISIISTGTTIQMQYTITFVESGLPAGSEWSVTLDGITKTTTNTSITFVVPPGTYTYVITLPEGYKSINGTISTTQSNIVVNFTAVLVPNTTQSTSSSTTSTTSPVTSVSNTFSYSTSPSSNSANFTEYALVAVVIVVAVVAIIVMKRK; encoded by the coding sequence ATGTTAGGAATAAAAAGGTTTGTAGCTATATTAGTCCTGGAGGTAATGGTTCTATTCTCCATAGCGGCACTAGTCATGACGACGACAGGACAGACACAGAGCAGCTCTCCCGCGGGATACGTTAAGTACACTTTGATATTATACAACGATACGCTTGTCGAGGGAAACGTTAAGAATATTCCGCCTCTTTATTCGCCGACTTGTATCGTTTATGATCCTAGTAATGACTATCTTTACGTGACTAATTTGTTATCTGGCTCAGTGTCAGTTATTAATCCGTCCACAAACTCAGTAATCGCAAACATAAATGTCGGCCGTGGCCCGCAGGGTATTGTCTATGATCTTAGTAATGACTATCTTTACGTGACTAATTTGTTATCTGGCTCAGTGTCAGTTATTAATCCGTCCACAAACTCAGTAATCGCAAACATAAATGTCGGCCGTGGCCCGCAGGGTATTGTCTATGATCTTAGTAATGGGTATATTTACGTGACTAATTTTGGCTCTAATTCAGTGTCAGTTATTAATCCGTCCACAAACTCAGTAATTACAAACATAAATGTTGGTATTCATCCGGAGGGTATCGCTTACGATCTTAGTAATGGGTATATTTACGTGACTAATTTTGGCTCTAATTCAGTGTCAGTTATTAATCCGTCCACAAACTCAGTAATTACAAACATAAGCGTTAGTGGTGGCCCGCAGGGTATCGCTTACGATCTTAGTAATGGGTATATTTACGTGGCTAATTCGTTATCTGGCTCAGTGTCAGTTATTAATCCGTCCACAAACTCAGTAATCGCAAACATAACTGTCGACTTTGGCCCGTATGGTATCGTTTATGATCCTAGTAATGGGTATATTTACGTGGCGAACTGTGGCTCTAACTTAGTGTCAGTTATTAATCCGTCCACAAACTCAGTAATCGCAAACATAAATGTTGGTGGTGGCCCGCTTGGTATCGTTTATGATCCTAGTAATGACTATCTTTACGTGACTAATTTGTTATCTAGCTCAGTGTCAGTTATTAATCCGTCCACAAACTCAGTAATTACAATCATAAGCGTTGGTGGCCCGCTTGGTATCGTTTATGATCCTAGTAATGACTATCTTTACGTGACTAATTTTGGCTCTAATTCAGTGTCAGTTATTAATCCGTCCACAAACTCAGTAATCGCAAACATAAATGTCGGCTATGACCCATCTGGTATCGTTTATGATCCTAGTAATGGGTATATTTACGTGACTAGTGCGGTCTCTAACTTAGTGTCAGTTATTAATCCGTCCACAAACTCAGTAATTACAAACATAAGCGTTAGTGGTGGCCCGCAGGGTATTGTCTATGATCTTAGTAATGGGTATATTTACGTGACTAATGCTAATTCAGTGTCAGTTATTAATCCGTCCACAAACTCAGTAATCGCAAACATAAATGTCGGCTATGACTCATCTGGTATTGTCTATGATCTTAGTAATGGGTATATTTACGTGACTAATTTTGGCTCTAATTCAGTGTCAGTTATTAATCCGTCCACAAACTCAGTAATTACAAACATAAGCGTTGGTGATGGCCCACAGGGTATCGCTTACGATCCTAGTAATGGGTATATTTACGTGGCTAATTTGTTATCTAGCTCAGTGTCAGTTATTAATCCGTCCACAAACTCAGTAATTACAAACATAAATGTCGGCCGTGGCCCGCAGGGTATTGTCTATGATCTTAGTAATGGGTATATTTACGTGGCTAATTCGTTATCTAGCTCAGTGTCAGTTATTAATCCGTCCACAAACTCAGTAATTACAAACATAAGCGTTGGTATTCATCCGGCATGTATTGTCTATGATCCTAGTAATGGCTATCTTTACGTGGCGAACATCGGATCAGGTACTATCAGTATAATCTCCACTGGAACAACGATACAAATGCAGTACACTATAACCTTCGTTGAGTCTGGACTACCTGCTGGATCTGAGTGGTCTGTGACACTTGACGGTATCACAAAGACAACAACGAACACTAGTATAACGTTCGTGGTGCCCCCAGGGACTTACACTTACGTGATTACTTTACCTGAAGGGTACAAGAGTATAAACGGTACTATCTCAACTACTCAGTCCAACATCGTGGTTAATTTCACAGCTGTGCTTGTACCAAATACTACTCAATCCACATCTTCTAGTACGACTTCCACTACGTCCCCGGTGACTTCGGTCTCCAACACTTTCTCTTACTCTACTTCTCCGTCCTCAAACTCGGCGAATTTCACAGAGTACGCTTTAGTTGCAGTAGTGATAGTAGTAGCTGTAGTAGCTATAATTGTGATGAAGAGAAAGTAA
- a CDS encoding IS6 family transposase: protein MEYINLKPRFHSVENVALACYLCGLSSWRTTIPHSTILYYYRRLSYVRYAVPLSGEYAIDETKVKLIKGEYYYVWIVRDVNTKAIPFFMLTSVRSGIHILVVLVNMRGIEEIARRVFRTRIDKVVYLHDGATVYNAFSWFNIEHKRVTFNERDYAEQGFRTLKHRIAPMDFHFSWNSNKLMRWLSTLFFAFNTLYVPTYLLDKEVIINVNITND from the coding sequence ATGGAGTATATTAATCTTAAGCCGAGATTCCACTCAGTAGAAAACGTAGCCCTAGCCTGCTACTTGTGCGGGCTATCCTCTTGGAGAACCACAATACCACACTCCACCATACTATACTACTACAGAAGGTTGAGTTACGTGAGGTATGCAGTACCCTTGAGCGGGGAATACGCAATAGACGAGACCAAGGTGAAACTAATCAAGGGAGAATACTATTACGTATGGATTGTCAGGGACGTGAACACAAAAGCCATACCCTTCTTCATGCTAACAAGTGTTAGAAGCGGTATACACATACTAGTAGTCTTGGTAAACATGAGGGGAATTGAGGAAATAGCAAGGAGAGTATTTAGAACTAGGATAGACAAGGTAGTTTACTTACATGATGGTGCAACAGTATATAACGCCTTCTCGTGGTTCAACATAGAACACAAAAGAGTAACATTTAATGAGAGGGATTACGCAGAACAAGGCTTCAGAACCCTAAAACACAGAATTGCACCAATGGACTTCCACTTCTCTTGGAACTCAAACAAGTTGATGAGGTGGTTGTCCACACTCTTCTTTGCCTTCAACACACTTTACGTCCCGACGTATTTATTAGACAAAGAGGTGATAATAAATGTAAATATTACAAATGACTGA